A part of Halobacillus shinanisalinarum genomic DNA contains:
- the trxB gene encoding thioredoxin-disulfide reductase encodes MTEERIYDVIIAGAGPAGMTAAVYTSRANLDTLMIERGIPGGQMANTEDVENYPGFDHILGPDLSNKMFDHAKKFGAEYAYGDIKEVIEGKEYKTVIAGNKQYKTRSLIITTGAQYKALGVDGEKELGGRGVSYCAVCDGAFFRDKELVVVGGGDSAVEEGVYLTRFASKVTIVHRRDELRAQKILQDRAFDNDKINFIWDTVVKTINDKDGKVGSVTLHNNKTDEEYEFETDGAFIYIGMIPLSKPFVSLGVTNEQGYIETDEKMETKVPGVFAAGDIREKELRQIVTATGDGSIAAQSAQHYIENLLEELKAVK; translated from the coding sequence ATGACGGAAGAACGAATTTATGATGTCATTATTGCAGGCGCCGGACCGGCCGGAATGACGGCAGCTGTATATACTTCAAGGGCGAACCTTGATACCTTGATGATTGAACGTGGTATTCCTGGCGGTCAGATGGCTAATACGGAAGATGTTGAAAACTACCCTGGTTTTGACCATATTCTTGGACCTGACCTTTCAAATAAGATGTTTGATCATGCCAAAAAGTTCGGAGCAGAGTATGCTTATGGTGATATTAAAGAAGTAATTGAAGGAAAAGAATATAAAACGGTGATTGCCGGTAATAAACAATATAAAACACGGTCCTTAATCATAACGACAGGTGCTCAATACAAGGCTCTTGGTGTAGATGGTGAAAAAGAATTAGGCGGCCGTGGTGTATCTTACTGTGCAGTTTGTGACGGAGCGTTTTTCCGCGACAAAGAACTTGTCGTTGTAGGCGGTGGAGATTCAGCCGTCGAGGAAGGGGTTTACCTTACACGCTTCGCAAGCAAGGTAACGATCGTTCACCGTCGTGATGAACTACGTGCCCAGAAGATTCTTCAAGACCGTGCTTTTGACAATGACAAAATCAATTTCATCTGGGATACGGTCGTGAAAACGATCAATGACAAGGATGGAAAAGTAGGCAGTGTAACGCTGCACAATAATAAAACAGATGAAGAGTATGAGTTCGAGACAGATGGCGCCTTTATTTATATCGGCATGATTCCGCTCAGTAAACCATTTGTAAGCCTTGGTGTTACCAATGAACAAGGTTATATCGAAACAGATGAAAAAATGGAAACAAAAGTGCCAGGTGTTTTCGCAGCAGGAGACATTCGCGAAAAAGAGTTACGTCAAATCGTTACAGCTACAGGCGATGGTAGTATCGCTGCCCAGTCTGCTCAGCATTATATTGAGAACTTGTTAGAGGAGTTAAAAGCAGTTAAATAA
- a CDS encoding tetratricopeptide repeat protein encodes MTTSPNPTATNEKTNVIPFLPTGNFYFSHGIHAFKKRRFNAAVKWLRKAIEMSPDEPLYSCQLSVVYTEVGSYHAANQLLSEVIVNFGDQYADCYYLMANNYAHLGLLNDAKKYAEKYLERTNDGDFEEAAEQLLEMLNSLEEEDVEDEFAFDDEDELIIYQETAFYHLEHEEWDQALPVLQEMMELFPEFSLAKHKYAYALFYSGEEDEAIELEKAWLKKDEKNIHSFVNLACFYLANQQDEQAALLIEPLRNVFPMHEQQKLAIAETLARAGYYNEAMERFRALKNKQVVCRRNYYKWFSISWYHTGNPSRALQLWEKGCKQFPKLSEEGGPWIRS; translated from the coding sequence ATGACGACATCACCGAATCCTACTGCAACGAATGAAAAGACAAATGTGATCCCTTTTTTACCAACAGGGAACTTTTACTTTTCTCATGGGATCCATGCCTTTAAAAAACGGCGGTTCAATGCTGCCGTTAAGTGGTTGAGGAAAGCCATTGAGATGAGTCCGGATGAACCACTATACTCTTGCCAACTCTCAGTCGTCTATACTGAAGTTGGCTCTTATCATGCTGCGAATCAGCTGTTAAGTGAAGTGATTGTTAATTTCGGAGACCAATATGCAGATTGTTATTACCTAATGGCCAACAATTATGCACATCTTGGCTTATTGAATGATGCAAAAAAATATGCGGAAAAATATTTGGAACGAACCAATGATGGGGACTTTGAAGAAGCTGCCGAACAACTTCTCGAGATGCTTAACTCCTTAGAAGAGGAAGATGTTGAAGATGAGTTTGCGTTCGATGATGAGGATGAACTTATTATCTATCAAGAAACAGCCTTTTATCATTTAGAACATGAGGAATGGGACCAAGCGTTGCCTGTTTTGCAGGAAATGATGGAACTGTTTCCCGAATTCAGTCTTGCTAAACACAAGTATGCCTACGCTTTGTTTTATAGCGGAGAAGAAGATGAAGCAATTGAATTGGAGAAAGCTTGGTTAAAGAAAGACGAGAAAAATATTCACAGTTTTGTGAATCTAGCTTGTTTTTATCTTGCTAATCAACAGGATGAGCAAGCAGCATTGTTGATTGAACCACTAAGGAACGTATTCCCAATGCATGAACAACAAAAGTTAGCCATAGCTGAAACATTAGCACGTGCTGGTTACTATAATGAAGCAATGGAGCGTTTCCGTGCCTTAAAGAATAAACAAGTAGTTTGTAGAAGAAACTACTATAAATGGTTTAGTATTTCGTGGTATCACACAGGCAATCCTTCCCGTGCACTGCAGCTTTGGGAAAAGGGCTGTAAGCAGTTCCCGAAGCTTAGTGAAGAGGGCGGGCCTTGGATTCGCTCTTAA
- the hisIE gene encoding bifunctional phosphoribosyl-AMP cyclohydrolase/phosphoribosyl-ATP diphosphatase HisIE, giving the protein MNLDAIQFDEKGLVPAIVQDARSKSVLTLAYMNRESINLTLEKGETVFYSRSRNELWHKGETSGNTQKVVNIHFDCDQDALLVQVIPSGPACHKGEYSCFNESLLDKGDKGVEQQPYAILDQLRNVLSERKTTLPENSYTSQLFQEGVDRIAKKIGEEAGEVIIAAKNDDPEELSMESADLLFHLLMLLTDRGVSLDQVLAVLEKRHQS; this is encoded by the coding sequence ATGAATCTTGATGCCATTCAATTTGATGAAAAAGGATTAGTGCCTGCCATTGTTCAAGATGCGCGCTCGAAATCTGTTTTGACTCTTGCCTATATGAATCGGGAATCAATCAACCTAACGTTAGAAAAAGGGGAAACCGTATTTTATAGTCGCTCACGAAATGAACTTTGGCACAAAGGAGAAACCTCTGGAAATACGCAAAAGGTTGTAAACATTCATTTTGACTGTGATCAGGATGCCCTGTTAGTCCAAGTGATTCCATCAGGACCTGCTTGTCATAAAGGCGAGTATAGCTGCTTTAATGAATCGTTACTCGACAAGGGTGATAAAGGTGTTGAACAGCAGCCTTATGCGATACTGGACCAATTAAGAAATGTGCTCTCTGAGCGAAAGACAACTTTACCTGAGAATTCCTACACATCACAACTTTTTCAGGAAGGTGTGGACCGGATTGCCAAAAAGATTGGGGAAGAAGCAGGAGAGGTAATCATAGCAGCAAAAAACGATGATCCAGAAGAGCTTTCGATGGAGTCAGCGGACTTATTATTCCATTTGTTGATGCTGTTGACGGATCGCGGAGTAAGCTTGGATCAAGTCTTAGCTGTGTTAGAAAAACGGCATCAATCATAG
- the hisF gene encoding imidazole glycerol phosphate synthase subunit HisF: MLSKRIIPCLDVKEGRVVKGIQFVDIRDAGDPVELAKVYDEQGADELVFLDISASHEGKKTMIDVVREVASELAIPFTVGGGIRTLEDMKETLRNGADKVSLNSAAVNRPEVIREGADYFGSQCIVVAIDARYDESVGTWRVYTHGGRTPTEWTVTDWAQEAVRLGAGEILLTSMNKDGEKSGFDLPLLKAIQEVVGVPVIASGGAGAAEHFYEVFEEVDADAALAASIFHYKETSIRNVKEYLAGKGVVVR, encoded by the coding sequence ATGTTATCGAAGCGGATTATTCCCTGTTTAGATGTAAAGGAAGGCCGAGTGGTAAAAGGGATTCAGTTTGTTGATATCCGTGACGCCGGCGACCCGGTTGAACTGGCGAAAGTGTATGATGAACAGGGCGCAGATGAGCTTGTGTTTTTAGATATCTCTGCAAGTCATGAAGGTAAAAAAACAATGATCGATGTTGTTCGGGAGGTAGCTTCCGAGCTTGCCATTCCTTTTACGGTTGGCGGTGGGATTCGCACGCTTGAAGATATGAAGGAAACGTTAAGAAATGGTGCAGATAAGGTTTCTCTGAATTCTGCGGCTGTTAACCGTCCTGAGGTGATTCGAGAAGGTGCAGACTATTTTGGAAGCCAATGTATCGTTGTTGCGATTGATGCACGCTATGACGAATCAGTGGGTACGTGGCGTGTGTATACGCATGGCGGGCGGACACCGACAGAGTGGACGGTAACCGACTGGGCTCAAGAAGCTGTCCGGCTTGGCGCTGGTGAAATTTTGTTAACTTCAATGAATAAAGATGGCGAGAAATCAGGATTTGACTTACCGCTCCTGAAGGCCATTCAGGAAGTGGTGGGGGTACCGGTCATTGCTTCAGGCGGGGCTGGCGCAGCTGAACATTTCTATGAAGTTTTTGAAGAAGTAGATGCAGATGCAGCATTAGCGGCTTCTATCTTTCATTATAAAGAAACATCGATCCGCAATGTGAAGGAATATTTAGCAGGGAAGGGAGTCGTTGTACGATGA
- the hisA gene encoding 1-(5-phosphoribosyl)-5-[(5-phosphoribosylamino)methylideneamino]imidazole-4-carboxamide isomerase, protein MSFTIYPAIDMRNGKCVRLEQGDFNKQTVYGDNPFEVAQKFAEAGASWIHMVDLDGAKEGSKQNVEHVVKVARELHCKVQIGGGIRSEEDVTYYLDRGVDRVIIGSLAIRDLPLTKQLLKKFKEKIVIGLDARDGYVATEGWLERSEVTAVDLGKELAEAGAETFVYTDIAKDGMLQGPNTEEIVRLGSETSVNVIASGGIQGLEDLRELKKYQEQNVIGSIVGKALYTDRFQLSDALREEVR, encoded by the coding sequence ATGAGTTTTACAATTTATCCGGCCATTGATATGCGTAACGGGAAGTGTGTTCGTCTTGAACAAGGTGATTTTAATAAACAAACTGTGTATGGCGATAACCCTTTTGAAGTAGCCCAAAAGTTTGCAGAAGCGGGAGCCTCCTGGATCCATATGGTTGATTTAGATGGAGCAAAGGAAGGATCGAAGCAAAATGTTGAACATGTAGTAAAGGTCGCACGTGAACTTCATTGTAAGGTTCAAATTGGTGGTGGAATCCGCTCTGAAGAGGATGTTACTTATTATTTGGACCGTGGTGTGGACCGGGTGATTATCGGTTCGTTGGCGATCCGTGACCTTCCGTTAACGAAACAGCTTTTGAAAAAATTCAAAGAAAAAATCGTCATTGGCTTAGATGCAAGAGATGGCTATGTAGCCACAGAAGGCTGGCTTGAACGCTCGGAAGTGACGGCTGTTGATTTAGGAAAAGAACTCGCCGAAGCTGGTGCGGAAACATTTGTTTATACCGATATTGCAAAAGACGGAATGCTTCAGGGGCCAAACACGGAGGAAATCGTCCGTTTAGGTTCAGAAACGTCTGTCAACGTGATTGCTTCTGGAGGAATCCAGGGACTCGAAGATTTGCGTGAACTAAAAAAATACCAAGAGCAAAACGTCATCGGTTCGATAGTAGGAAAGGCGTTGTACACGGATCGATTCCAGCTTTCTGATGCACTTAGGGAGGAGGTACGCTAA
- the hisH gene encoding imidazole glycerol phosphate synthase subunit HisH, producing MIGVIDYGMGNLFSVSKALERLDVPYKIGNRPNQLEDCSGYILPGVGAFPDAMQALHEHKFIDFIKRKVDEGVPLYGICLGMQLLFEESEEGGETKGLGLFPGKIKRFTGKNDAGVFYKVPHMGWNQLEIQQPNQPLLSQVEQEYVYFVHSYVVHTNEQQLLYATADYHMAVPAIVGKNNVVASQFHPEKSGRAGMQLLENFCKRMVQQ from the coding sequence ATGATTGGAGTCATTGATTATGGGATGGGGAATTTATTTAGTGTCTCAAAAGCCCTTGAACGTCTTGATGTCCCTTATAAAATAGGAAATCGACCGAACCAGCTTGAAGATTGCTCTGGCTATATTCTGCCAGGAGTAGGCGCTTTTCCCGATGCCATGCAGGCTTTACATGAACATAAATTCATCGATTTCATTAAACGGAAAGTGGATGAAGGTGTACCTTTATACGGGATTTGCCTCGGGATGCAGTTATTATTCGAGGAAAGTGAAGAAGGCGGCGAAACGAAGGGGCTCGGTTTATTTCCTGGAAAAATCAAAAGATTCACAGGAAAGAATGATGCAGGTGTCTTTTATAAAGTTCCACATATGGGGTGGAATCAGCTGGAGATCCAACAGCCGAATCAGCCTCTCTTGTCCCAGGTAGAACAGGAGTATGTGTATTTCGTCCATTCCTATGTTGTTCATACAAATGAGCAGCAGCTTCTGTATGCAACAGCCGATTATCATATGGCTGTCCCGGCTATCGTCGGGAAAAACAATGTTGTGGCGAGCCAATTTCATCCAGAAAAAAGCGGTCGTGCCGGCATGCAGTTATTAGAGAATTTTTGCAAACGGATGGTACAACAGTGA
- the hisB gene encoding imidazoleglycerol-phosphate dehydratase HisB yields the protein MTKDRKASITRTTRETDINLEFLIDGEGKADLEVQVPFLSHMLELFTKHGLFDLTVTGKGDVEVDDHHLTEDIGICLGQALRQALGDKSGIKRYGSMTLPMDETLVTVAVDLSDRPHLEWKADLPKDRVGTFDTENVHEFFWKLAVEARMNLHIVLHHGHNTHHIIEAMFKALARALDEATQIDPRIKGVPSTKGSL from the coding sequence ATGACCAAGGATAGAAAAGCTTCGATTACTCGAACGACCCGTGAAACGGATATTAATCTGGAATTTTTAATTGATGGAGAAGGAAAAGCAGATCTTGAGGTGCAAGTCCCTTTTCTATCCCATATGCTTGAGCTTTTTACAAAGCATGGATTGTTTGATTTAACGGTAACAGGTAAGGGGGACGTGGAGGTAGATGATCACCACTTAACGGAAGATATCGGCATCTGCCTTGGACAAGCTTTGCGGCAGGCTCTGGGGGATAAAAGTGGTATTAAACGTTATGGATCCATGACGCTTCCGATGGATGAAACGCTTGTTACGGTTGCTGTTGATTTAAGTGACCGGCCACATTTGGAATGGAAAGCTGACTTGCCAAAAGATCGTGTAGGAACGTTTGATACAGAGAATGTACATGAGTTCTTTTGGAAACTCGCCGTTGAAGCCCGAATGAATTTACATATCGTTCTTCACCACGGTCACAATACGCATCACATTATTGAAGCGATGTTTAAAGCATTGGCGAGGGCTCTAGATGAAGCAACGCAAATTGATCCTCGTATTAAAGGGGTGCCGAGTACGAAAGGAAGTTTGTAA
- the hisD gene encoding histidinol dehydrogenase: protein MKIMKRSDLSSLRRSVDQGTEEQRRSVQRIIQEVKENGDQSVKTYTEQFDGADIVNWRVTQDEFDEAYMSIDGGFVEILEEAAANIRSFHEKQRTTSWFETSEDGTILGQKVTPIAAVGVYVPGGTAAYPSSVFMNVIPAQVAGVKRIVIVTPPGKDGKVPAGVLVAAQLLGVDHVYKAGGAQAIAALAYGTETIAPVDKITGPGNVYVALAKREVFGDVDIDMIAGPSEIAVLADHTAKAEEVAADLLSQAEHDARSSSVLVTTDESLAEGVRTAVYEQLRSLPRYNIAKASIDEYGAIIVCDTKPEALDTINEMAAEHLEIVTENPFQDMAQVNHAGAIFLGPYSSEPVGDYFAGPNHVLPTSGTARFSSPLTVDDFVKKSSIISYSEQALQKNADKIAQFSRLEGLEAHARAIESRKERWK, encoded by the coding sequence ATGAAAATCATGAAGAGATCAGATCTCTCTTCTTTGAGAAGAAGTGTGGATCAGGGCACAGAAGAACAGAGACGATCCGTTCAAAGGATTATTCAAGAAGTGAAGGAGAATGGCGATCAGTCGGTCAAAACTTACACGGAACAATTTGATGGTGCGGATATTGTAAACTGGCGTGTCACCCAAGATGAGTTTGATGAAGCCTACATGTCTATTGATGGGGGCTTTGTAGAGATTCTAGAAGAAGCTGCAGCGAACATTCGAAGTTTTCATGAAAAGCAGCGGACAACGTCATGGTTTGAAACAAGTGAAGACGGTACAATTCTCGGGCAAAAAGTGACTCCAATTGCTGCTGTGGGCGTGTACGTACCGGGTGGAACAGCGGCTTATCCTTCCTCAGTTTTTATGAACGTAATCCCAGCACAAGTCGCAGGAGTCAAACGGATTGTCATCGTCACGCCTCCAGGTAAGGACGGTAAGGTTCCTGCCGGGGTCCTTGTAGCTGCTCAGCTTCTAGGGGTGGATCATGTCTATAAAGCAGGGGGAGCTCAAGCGATTGCCGCCTTAGCTTACGGAACTGAAACGATTGCTCCCGTTGACAAAATAACAGGGCCGGGGAATGTTTATGTTGCTTTAGCGAAACGGGAAGTGTTCGGGGATGTCGATATTGATATGATAGCCGGGCCAAGTGAAATTGCTGTTTTGGCGGATCATACTGCAAAAGCTGAAGAGGTAGCAGCAGATCTGCTGTCACAAGCCGAACACGATGCCAGGTCATCCAGTGTTCTCGTCACTACAGATGAGTCATTAGCAGAAGGAGTTCGGACCGCTGTATATGAACAGCTTCGCTCACTGCCTCGGTACAATATTGCCAAAGCCAGTATTGACGAATATGGAGCCATTATAGTGTGCGACACCAAGCCGGAAGCACTTGATACCATAAACGAAATGGCTGCTGAACACTTAGAAATTGTGACAGAGAACCCCTTTCAGGATATGGCACAGGTTAACCATGCAGGTGCGATTTTTCTAGGGCCTTATAGCAGTGAGCCGGTTGGCGATTATTTTGCGGGACCGAATCATGTACTTCCGACAAGTGGGACAGCACGCTTTTCAAGTCCGCTTACCGTTGATGATTTTGTGAAAAAATCGAGCATTATTTCTTACAGTGAACAAGCTTTACAAAAGAATGCCGACAAAATTGCTCAGTTTTCCAGGTTAGAAGGATTAGAAGCACATGCAAGGGCCATAGAGTCACGTAAGGAGCGATGGAAATGA
- the hisG gene encoding ATP phosphoribosyltransferase, translated as MSKPLTIAMPKGRIYEEAAELMKRAGYFLTADAEESRKLILEFPEQNIQIMMAKPMDVVTYVEYGAADIGIAGKDVLLEQDRDVYEVLDLQISPCYVAVAGLPDKPLGRIAPKIATKYPKIASDYFREQGEQIEIIPLNGSIELAPLIGLADRIVDIVSSGRTLRENGLMEYEKIADITSRLIVNPVSYRVKSKDIDEMVRKLSGVVEVESS; from the coding sequence ATGAGTAAGCCTTTAACCATCGCAATGCCTAAGGGCCGGATATATGAAGAGGCCGCGGAACTTATGAAGCGAGCGGGCTACTTTTTAACTGCAGACGCTGAAGAGTCAAGAAAGCTGATTTTAGAGTTTCCAGAACAAAATATTCAAATTATGATGGCAAAACCAATGGATGTGGTAACATATGTGGAATATGGGGCAGCGGACATCGGTATTGCTGGGAAAGATGTTCTCTTAGAGCAGGACCGTGATGTATATGAGGTGCTGGATCTGCAAATTAGCCCTTGCTATGTAGCCGTTGCAGGATTGCCCGACAAACCACTTGGGCGTATTGCACCCAAAATTGCGACTAAATATCCGAAAATCGCTTCTGATTATTTTAGAGAACAAGGCGAACAAATTGAGATTATTCCATTGAATGGTTCCATCGAACTAGCTCCGCTGATCGGACTAGCTGATCGGATTGTCGATATCGTTTCTTCAGGACGAACATTGCGAGAAAACGGCTTAATGGAATACGAGAAAATAGCCGATATTACCTCAAGGCTGATCGTTAATCCAGTTAGTTATCGAGTCAAAAGTAAAGATATAGATGAAATGGTTCGCAAGTTAAGTGGTGTTGTGGAGGTGGAAAGTTCATGA
- a CDS encoding ATP phosphoribosyltransferase regulatory subunit has translation MAKRLMFEKPLGMRDTLPFFYNQKTKAKEKLTSAILSYGYSMMDTPLLEYHETVGKMSATLEQQLFKLLDQQGHTLVLRPDMTAPIARVAASQLKNAEFPIRLAYDGPVFRAQQTEGGKPAQFEQVGTELIGDHSSYGDAEVIALLVESLKQSGLEDFVITIGHIGFVKAFFNDLLGDDDETTELLLQHLYRKNYVGFREDVKRSQLPSDTKNALLSLLQLRGGEEVFTASKALARNQSCMQAVNELKQLYKILNQYGVDQYVHVDLNLISHMNYYTGILFEGYAPNLGALLCNGGRYDTLLPSFQLNASATGFAIHLERLIEALDVQEEEDVRMGVIVDDDTHAEGIKRAAELRSEGHLVLLQHVDQIPDLIKFKEQLNDSIDLTVKGGGLDE, from the coding sequence ATGGCGAAACGATTGATGTTTGAAAAACCACTGGGAATGCGCGACACGCTTCCTTTTTTTTATAACCAAAAAACGAAAGCGAAAGAAAAATTAACATCAGCCATTCTTTCCTATGGCTATTCGATGATGGATACACCGTTGCTCGAATACCATGAAACGGTTGGAAAAATGAGTGCGACGTTAGAACAGCAGTTATTTAAATTATTAGATCAACAGGGACATACGCTCGTGCTGCGTCCAGATATGACCGCACCGATTGCTAGGGTTGCAGCCTCTCAGCTAAAGAATGCAGAGTTCCCTATAAGACTTGCCTACGATGGACCGGTCTTTCGTGCTCAGCAAACGGAAGGGGGGAAGCCCGCCCAATTTGAACAAGTGGGTACAGAATTAATTGGTGATCATTCTTCCTATGGAGATGCTGAGGTGATTGCCCTTCTAGTAGAATCACTGAAACAATCCGGTTTGGAGGATTTTGTGATTACCATTGGTCATATTGGGTTTGTGAAGGCCTTTTTCAATGATTTGCTTGGTGATGACGATGAAACAACAGAGCTATTATTACAACATCTATATAGGAAAAATTATGTAGGTTTCCGGGAAGATGTGAAGAGGAGCCAGCTTCCAAGTGACACGAAAAATGCATTGCTATCCCTTTTACAGCTTCGCGGTGGAGAGGAAGTTTTCACGGCGAGTAAAGCGTTGGCAAGAAATCAATCTTGTATGCAGGCAGTAAATGAATTAAAGCAGCTTTATAAAATTTTAAACCAATATGGGGTAGACCAGTATGTTCATGTAGACCTTAACCTAATTAGTCATATGAACTACTATACAGGAATTTTGTTTGAGGGATATGCTCCAAACTTAGGTGCCTTGCTTTGTAATGGAGGTCGTTATGATACATTACTGCCATCTTTCCAATTGAATGCTTCAGCCACAGGCTTTGCTATTCACTTAGAACGTTTAATTGAAGCACTGGATGTCCAAGAAGAGGAAGATGTTCGAATGGGCGTTATTGTTGATGATGATACACATGCTGAAGGGATAAAAAGGGCAGCGGAATTACGTAGCGAAGGACACTTGGTGTTATTGCAACACGTCGATCAAATCCCTGATTTAATCAAATTCAAGGAACAACTTAATGACAGTATTGACTTAACTGTAAAAGGAGGCGGACTTGATGAGTAA